One genomic segment of Amycolatopsis granulosa includes these proteins:
- the nadC gene encoding carboxylating nicotinate-nucleotide diphosphorylase produces MTLDQDDVRRVVETALAEDLRYGPDATTAATVPAGATATAEITPRVDGTLAGVPVALAVFDAVLGSGYAVLDRTEDGIRLVAGTPALVVRGPVRGLLTAERTALNLLCHLSGVATATAAWVSAVDGTGCGIRDSRKTLPGLRLLQKYAVRCGGGVNHRMGLGDAVLIKDNHVVAAGSVTAALAAAREHAPELPCEVEVDTLEQLDEALAAGADEILLDNFTPDQCAEAVRRKDELSPKTRLEASGGLRLANARPYAETGVDYLSVGGLTHSSPALDLGMDLR; encoded by the coding sequence ATGACCCTGGACCAGGACGACGTCCGCCGCGTCGTGGAGACCGCGCTGGCCGAGGACCTGCGGTACGGACCGGACGCGACCACCGCGGCGACGGTGCCCGCCGGGGCCACCGCCACCGCGGAGATCACCCCGCGCGTGGACGGCACGCTCGCCGGTGTGCCGGTCGCGCTGGCCGTGTTCGACGCCGTGCTCGGCTCCGGGTACGCCGTGCTCGACCGGACCGAGGACGGCATCCGGCTCGTCGCCGGCACACCGGCGCTCGTCGTGCGCGGCCCGGTGCGCGGGCTGCTCACCGCTGAGCGGACGGCGCTGAACCTGTTGTGCCACCTGTCCGGGGTGGCGACCGCCACCGCCGCGTGGGTGTCCGCAGTGGACGGTACCGGGTGCGGGATCCGCGACTCCCGCAAGACGTTGCCCGGCCTGCGGCTGCTGCAGAAGTACGCGGTGCGCTGCGGCGGCGGGGTGAACCACCGGATGGGCCTCGGGGACGCGGTGCTGATCAAGGACAACCACGTCGTCGCGGCAGGCTCGGTGACCGCGGCGCTGGCCGCGGCCCGCGAGCACGCCCCGGAGTTGCCGTGCGAGGTCGAGGTGGACACCCTCGAGCAGCTCGACGAGGCGCTCGCCGCCGGTGCCGACGAGATCCTGCTGGACAACTTCACCCCGGACCAGTGCGCGGAAGCCGTGCGGCGCAAGGACGAGCTGTCGCCGAAGACCCGGCTGGAGGCATCCGGCGGGCTGCGGCTGGCCAACGCGCGCCCGTACGCCGAGACCGGGGTGGACTACCTGTCGGTCGGCGGGCTGACCCACTCCTCGCCCGCGCTCGACCTCGGGATGGATCTCCGCTGA
- a CDS encoding LON peptidase substrate-binding domain-containing protein: MDAERQERATETIPLFPLQTVLLPGATLPLHLFEPRYRQLAVDLLTGAVPDRRFGIVAIRTSAVREVEHVEHVHGIGCAALLGESERLPDGRFDIITRGERRFRVLEIDISRAPYLVGRIEWVDDAPLPPAAAHAVHGLRGAALAAHAAYCAAAWHRDTWAKPEPGIDSGALSYLLAADCLLPLADRQELLEETHPLRRLRLVSRMLRREAGFLSKLRAVPAPPPELIQLGLPASLN; encoded by the coding sequence GTGGATGCGGAGCGGCAGGAAAGAGCGACAGAGACCATCCCCCTGTTCCCGCTGCAAACCGTTCTGCTGCCCGGCGCCACCCTGCCGCTGCACCTGTTCGAACCGCGTTACCGGCAGCTCGCGGTCGACCTGCTGACCGGCGCGGTGCCGGACCGGCGGTTCGGGATCGTGGCGATCCGCACCTCCGCCGTCCGCGAGGTCGAGCACGTCGAGCACGTCCACGGCATCGGCTGCGCGGCCCTGCTCGGGGAGAGTGAACGGCTGCCCGACGGCCGCTTCGACATCATCACCCGCGGGGAACGCCGGTTCCGCGTCCTGGAGATCGACATCAGCCGCGCGCCGTACCTGGTCGGCAGGATCGAGTGGGTCGACGACGCGCCGTTGCCGCCCGCCGCGGCCCACGCCGTACACGGCCTGCGGGGCGCGGCGCTCGCCGCGCACGCCGCCTACTGCGCGGCCGCCTGGCACCGGGACACATGGGCGAAGCCCGAACCGGGCATCGACTCCGGAGCACTGTCCTACCTGCTGGCGGCCGACTGCCTGCTCCCGCTGGCCGACCGGCAGGAGCTGCTCGAGGAGACCCACCCGCTGCGGCGGTTGCGCCTGGTGAGCCGGATGCTGCGGCGCGAGGCCGGCTTCCTGTCCAAGCTGCGGGCCGTGCCCGCTCCCCCGCCCGAGCTGATCCAGCTGGGGCTGCCCGCCAGCCTGAACTGA
- a CDS encoding NUDIX hydrolase, protein MRCATLQVLLWRRALDPHVGRWSLPGGRLRPDEDVETSVRRQLAEKVDVRQLTHVEQLAVFSAPDRVPGPRVVATAFLGLVPCGVDPEVPEDTRWHPVDDLPRTAFDHRDIVLRARDRLRSKLSYTNVGFALAPREFTISALRELYSAALGYKVDATNLQRVLSRRGLLSPTGHTAPPGRSGGRPAALFSFTGKGIQVTDPFAVFRPPPRR, encoded by the coding sequence GTGCGTTGCGCCACACTGCAGGTCCTGCTGTGGCGGCGCGCGCTGGATCCGCACGTCGGGCGCTGGTCGCTGCCCGGCGGCCGGCTGCGGCCGGACGAGGACGTGGAGACCTCCGTGCGCCGGCAGCTCGCGGAGAAGGTGGACGTCCGGCAGCTGACCCACGTCGAGCAGCTCGCGGTGTTCAGCGCCCCGGACCGGGTGCCCGGCCCACGGGTGGTCGCCACCGCGTTCCTCGGCCTGGTCCCGTGCGGCGTCGACCCGGAGGTCCCCGAGGACACCCGCTGGCACCCGGTGGACGATCTGCCGCGCACCGCGTTCGACCACCGCGACATCGTGCTGCGCGCCCGCGACCGGTTGCGCTCCAAGCTGTCCTACACCAACGTCGGCTTCGCACTGGCGCCGCGCGAGTTCACCATCTCGGCCCTGCGCGAGCTGTACTCGGCGGCGCTGGGTTACAAGGTCGACGCCACCAACCTGCAGCGCGTGCTGTCCCGCCGCGGCCTGCTCTCCCCCACCGGGCACACCGCGCCGCCCGGCCGCAGCGGGGGGCGGCCGGCCGCGCTGTTCTCGTTCACCGGGAAGGGCATCCAAGTGACAGACCCGTTCGCGGTGTTCCGTCCGCCGCCCCGACGTTGA
- a CDS encoding dihydrofolate reductase family protein produces MSTRPYVIASAAVSLDGYLDDTSDHRLLLSNEEDFARVDEVRAGVDAILVGAGTIRTDNPRLLVRSGRANPAKVTITGSGDLDPAANFFTTGDVDKLVYTSSPAQVRGRLGAVATVVDGGSPLDLRRVLADLAARGVGRLMVEGGGAVHTQFLTAGVVDELHLAIAPVFVGEAAAPRFVGPGRFPPGRLQLTETRRIGDVVFMRYHLGRAALDHRRLREAIALAANCPPSATFRVGAIVTDAADRVLATGYSGETDPHDHAEEVALAKLGDDPRLASATIYSSLEPCSARASRPVSCTQRILDSGIPRVVFAWREPDLFVDCVGAETLRAAGREVRELPDLAGLVKETNAHLPFGT; encoded by the coding sequence GTGAGCACGCGCCCGTACGTCATCGCCTCCGCGGCGGTGTCCCTGGACGGCTACCTCGACGACACCAGCGACCACCGGCTCCTGTTGTCCAACGAGGAGGACTTCGCGCGGGTCGACGAGGTGCGGGCCGGGGTGGACGCGATCCTGGTCGGGGCGGGCACGATCCGCACCGACAATCCCCGCTTGCTGGTGCGGTCCGGGCGCGCGAACCCGGCGAAGGTCACGATCACCGGCAGCGGCGACCTCGACCCGGCGGCGAACTTCTTCACCACCGGCGACGTCGACAAACTCGTCTACACCTCGTCACCGGCGCAGGTGCGGGGCCGCCTCGGTGCGGTGGCGACGGTGGTCGACGGCGGCAGCCCGCTGGACCTGCGGCGCGTGCTCGCCGATCTGGCCGCGCGCGGCGTCGGGCGGCTGATGGTCGAGGGCGGCGGCGCGGTCCACACCCAGTTCCTCACCGCGGGCGTGGTCGACGAGCTGCACCTGGCGATCGCGCCGGTGTTCGTGGGCGAGGCGGCCGCGCCGCGGTTCGTGGGCCCGGGCCGGTTCCCGCCGGGGCGGTTGCAGCTGACCGAGACCCGGCGGATCGGTGACGTGGTGTTCATGCGGTACCACCTGGGTCGGGCGGCGCTCGACCACCGGCGGCTGCGGGAGGCGATCGCGCTGGCCGCGAACTGCCCGCCGTCGGCGACGTTCCGCGTCGGTGCGATCGTCACCGACGCGGCCGACCGGGTGCTGGCCACCGGGTACTCGGGCGAGACCGATCCGCACGACCACGCGGAGGAGGTCGCGCTCGCCAAACTGGGCGACGACCCGCGGCTGGCGAGCGCGACGATCTACTCCTCGCTGGAACCGTGCAGTGCGCGCGCCTCCCGGCCGGTGTCGTGCACGCAGCGGATCCTGGACTCCGGCATCCCGCGGGTGGTGTTCGCCTGGCGCGAGCCGGACCTGTTCGTGGACTGCGTGGGCGCGGAAACGCTGCGCGCGGCCGGCCGCGAGGTGCGCGAACTGCCGGACCTGGCCGGACTCGTCAAGGAGACGAACGCGCACCTGCCGTTCGGCACCTGA
- a CDS encoding L-aspartate oxidase, producing the protein MTGPVTDGGSKTACWEARADLVVLGTGVAGLTAAIRAQELGLRVLVVTKAAVADGNTRWAQGGVAVVLEDQHDEGDSVARHVEDTLVAGAGLCDTDAVAAILAGGPRAVSWLRSVGARFDPGAAGLLARTREGGHSAFRVIHAGGDATGAEVERTLVAEATGRRLPVLERHIAVDALRTPRGDVAGVTVLDPEGRPGVLRAPAVLVATGGTGQLYQATSNPEIATGDGVALGLRAGAAAADLEFVQFHPTVLFTPGARGRCPLVTEAVRGEGAVLVDGAGASVMQGVHPLADLAPRDVVSGAIIRRLASAPGGIDDHVFLDATGLSGFAGRFPTVFAACRAIGVDPAHDPIPVTPAAHFACGGLVAGTDGRTGVPGLYAAGEVARTGLHGANRLASNSLLEGLVTGTAAAQAVAADLAAGVLADPKQAMTPVPAPVRIAQRDALQRAMSRYAAIGRDAEGLAVAGSVLDLSTSDGLLRTHADVEDAALTLVAQALLAAAARRTESRGCHVRTDHPARDDLRWQRSQHIRLTPSGQPVLADPVCSEEVA; encoded by the coding sequence ATGACCGGCCCGGTTACCGACGGCGGGTCGAAAACCGCGTGCTGGGAGGCGCGCGCGGATCTGGTCGTGCTCGGCACCGGGGTGGCCGGGCTGACCGCCGCGATCCGCGCGCAGGAGCTCGGGCTGCGGGTGCTGGTCGTCACCAAGGCGGCGGTCGCCGACGGCAACACCCGGTGGGCCCAGGGCGGTGTCGCCGTGGTCCTGGAGGACCAGCACGACGAGGGCGACTCCGTCGCGCGGCACGTCGAGGACACGCTGGTCGCCGGCGCCGGCCTGTGCGACACCGACGCGGTCGCGGCGATCCTGGCCGGCGGTCCGCGCGCGGTGTCCTGGCTCCGGTCGGTGGGCGCGCGGTTCGACCCGGGCGCGGCCGGCCTGCTGGCCCGTACCCGGGAAGGCGGGCACAGCGCGTTCCGCGTCATCCACGCCGGTGGGGACGCGACCGGGGCCGAGGTCGAGCGGACGCTCGTCGCCGAGGCCACCGGGCGGCGGTTGCCCGTCCTGGAGCGGCACATCGCGGTCGATGCGCTGCGCACCCCGCGTGGGGACGTGGCGGGCGTGACGGTGCTCGACCCGGAGGGCAGGCCCGGCGTGCTGCGGGCGCCCGCGGTGCTGGTCGCGACCGGCGGGACGGGGCAGCTGTACCAGGCCACGTCCAACCCGGAGATCGCCACCGGCGACGGGGTCGCACTCGGGTTGCGGGCCGGGGCGGCGGCCGCCGACCTGGAGTTCGTGCAGTTCCACCCGACCGTGCTGTTCACGCCGGGCGCGCGTGGCCGGTGCCCGCTGGTCACCGAGGCCGTGCGCGGCGAGGGTGCGGTCCTGGTCGACGGCGCGGGCGCGTCCGTGATGCAGGGCGTGCACCCGCTGGCCGATCTGGCTCCGCGGGACGTGGTGTCCGGCGCGATCATCCGCCGGCTCGCGTCCGCGCCGGGCGGGATCGACGACCACGTGTTCCTCGACGCCACCGGCCTGTCCGGGTTCGCCGGGCGGTTCCCGACGGTCTTCGCGGCCTGCCGCGCGATCGGCGTGGACCCGGCGCACGACCCGATCCCGGTGACCCCGGCGGCGCACTTCGCGTGCGGCGGGCTGGTGGCCGGTACGGACGGCCGGACCGGGGTGCCCGGCCTGTACGCGGCCGGGGAGGTCGCGCGGACCGGGTTGCACGGGGCGAACCGGCTGGCGTCCAACAGCCTGCTGGAAGGGCTGGTCACCGGCACCGCGGCCGCGCAGGCCGTCGCCGCGGACCTCGCCGCGGGGGTGCTGGCCGACCCGAAGCAGGCGATGACACCGGTGCCCGCTCCGGTGCGCATCGCCCAGCGGGACGCGCTCCAGCGCGCGATGAGCCGGTACGCGGCGATCGGGCGGGACGCCGAGGGGCTGGCCGTGGCCGGTTCCGTCCTCGACCTGTCGACTTCGGACGGTCTACTGCGGACGCACGCGGACGTCGAGGACGCGGCGCTCACCCTGGTCGCCCAGGCATTGCTGGCCGCGGCGGCCCGGCGCACCGAGTCCCGCGGCTGTCACGTGCGCACCGACCACCCGGCGCGGGACGACCTGCGGTGGCAGCGCAGTCAGCACATCCGCCTCACCCCGTCCGGCCAGCCGGTGCTGGCCGACCCCGTCTGCTCGGAGGAAGTGGCATGA
- a CDS encoding LuxR C-terminal-related transcriptional regulator — protein sequence MTASEGGPIRAGVIEDHPLYRYAVANVLSGARDVELGPVAESVAAFAAAGEPAGCVVVLDLKLRGVTGTQAVHEVVRMGHQVLVVSAHAGQDEVLGAVSAGARGYLSKDADGDDILRAFREIAAGNSYVSPTLASYLLDSTRPRAGSRGLLSDRERQVLSLLAAGERDADIAAAMEISVRTVRSYLDRIRDKTGRRRRPELARLAIEEGMV from the coding sequence ATGACCGCGAGCGAGGGCGGGCCCATCCGGGCCGGCGTCATCGAGGACCACCCGCTGTACCGGTACGCGGTCGCGAACGTGCTGTCCGGGGCCCGCGACGTCGAACTGGGCCCGGTCGCGGAGTCGGTCGCCGCGTTCGCCGCCGCCGGGGAACCGGCCGGCTGTGTCGTCGTGCTGGACCTGAAACTGCGCGGGGTCACCGGCACGCAGGCGGTGCACGAGGTCGTGCGGATGGGCCATCAGGTGCTGGTGGTGTCCGCGCACGCGGGGCAGGACGAGGTGCTGGGCGCGGTCTCCGCCGGTGCCCGCGGCTACCTGTCCAAAGACGCCGACGGCGACGACATCCTGCGCGCCTTCCGCGAGATCGCCGCCGGGAACTCCTACGTCTCCCCGACGCTGGCGTCCTACCTGCTGGACTCCACCCGCCCGCGGGCCGGGTCCCGCGGCCTGCTGTCCGACCGGGAACGGCAGGTGCTGTCGCTGCTCGCGGCGGGGGAGCGGGACGCCGACATCGCCGCGGCGATGGAGATCAGCGTCCGCACCGTCCGCTCCTACCTCGACCGCATCCGCGACAAGACGGGCCGCCGCAGGCGCCCCGAACTGGCCCGGCTCGCGATCGAGGAGGGGATGGTCTAG
- the bioD gene encoding dethiobiotin synthase translates to MSVLVVTGTGTGVGKTVVTAALAALAHAGGRRVAVLKPAQTGVGPDEPGDVDEVTRLAGGVTTRELRRYPDPLAPERAAQRSGIAVVRPAEAAQAAGELAETHDLVLIEGAGGLLVRFDGDGATLADLAWALSAPLLVVAQAGLGTLNATALTAEVALARGLNVLGVVIGSWPARPDLAALCNVTDLPVAAGAPLLGALPEGAGELDRATFLTAARAGLSPWFGGDFDAERFHKGLST, encoded by the coding sequence GTGAGCGTGCTGGTTGTGACCGGGACTGGAACGGGCGTCGGCAAGACCGTGGTGACCGCGGCCCTCGCTGCTCTCGCGCATGCCGGGGGCCGCCGGGTTGCCGTGCTCAAACCCGCGCAGACCGGAGTCGGCCCGGACGAACCGGGAGACGTCGACGAGGTGACCCGCCTGGCCGGCGGCGTGACGACGCGCGAGTTGCGGCGCTATCCCGATCCGCTGGCCCCGGAGCGGGCGGCCCAGCGGAGCGGGATCGCGGTGGTGCGGCCCGCGGAGGCCGCGCAGGCGGCCGGCGAGCTCGCCGAGACCCACGACCTCGTGCTGATCGAGGGCGCGGGCGGGCTGCTGGTCCGCTTCGACGGCGACGGCGCCACCCTGGCCGACCTGGCGTGGGCGCTGTCCGCCCCGCTGCTGGTGGTCGCGCAGGCCGGGCTCGGCACCCTCAACGCGACGGCGCTGACCGCCGAGGTGGCCCTCGCGCGCGGCCTGAACGTGCTGGGCGTGGTCATCGGCTCCTGGCCCGCCCGGCCGGATCTCGCCGCGCTGTGCAACGTCACCGACCTGCCGGTGGCCGCCGGGGCGCCACTGCTCGGTGCTCTCCCGGAGGGGGCGGGCGAGCTGGACCGGGCGACCTTCCTGACGGCCGCCCGTGCCGGGCTGTCGCCCTGGTTCGGTGGCGACTTCGACGCGGAACGGTTCCACAAGGGCCTGTCCACTTGA
- a CDS encoding WhiB family transcriptional regulator — MSRDVIDWRTSAACRDEDPELFFPVSEMGPGARQVARAKAVCASCPVRAECLAYALDAGLDNGIFGGTTEQERRSLIRSRRRAEAA; from the coding sequence ATGAGCCGCGACGTGATCGACTGGCGTACGAGTGCCGCCTGCCGGGACGAGGACCCTGAGCTGTTCTTCCCCGTGTCCGAAATGGGCCCGGGCGCCCGGCAGGTCGCACGGGCCAAGGCGGTGTGCGCAAGCTGTCCGGTGCGCGCCGAATGCCTGGCCTACGCACTGGACGCCGGTCTCGACAACGGCATCTTCGGCGGCACCACCGAGCAGGAGCGGCGGAGCCTCATCCGCTCGCGCCGCCGCGCCGAGGCCGCCTGA
- a CDS encoding type VII secretion protein EccE has protein sequence MTAADAGVSAGGGTAPHTTRPRRFTLAPSVLPISFAQVAVWESALIAVLLAVQGVLPAAPVVIVLAVLVIGATSVRFARRHLAGWAGTWVSYRLLQHDERRQAADPLRVLAHDFRLRQHADRAGNRFGVAGIGDGWTAVIRLREGIEPDVAKVLDLLRAACDNPEIPLSSAQLVVRTGLRERTFLVAVRYRPDEAPLAALARGGGEAGELRATTRAALTLMGALARAGYGSTLLEAGELAAELRATLGTDLPPRGTVTDRWRSWSAGRATQAGFAPLTRADLPVLLTSAARGAALTVAACTLRRTRAGRLTEDVTLRLARYGHARRPPRPRDLDLPVVPLYGRHAAAVRRTLPLALPR, from the coding sequence TTGACCGCTGCCGACGCGGGGGTCTCCGCCGGTGGCGGAACGGCACCCCACACCACCCGACCCCGCCGGTTCACCCTGGCACCGTCCGTGCTGCCCATCTCCTTCGCCCAGGTCGCGGTCTGGGAATCCGCCCTGATCGCCGTGCTGCTCGCCGTCCAGGGCGTGCTGCCGGCCGCCCCGGTGGTGATCGTGCTCGCGGTCCTGGTCATCGGGGCCACGTCCGTCCGGTTCGCGCGGCGTCACCTCGCCGGGTGGGCGGGCACGTGGGTGTCCTACCGGCTGCTCCAGCACGACGAACGCCGCCAGGCCGCGGATCCGCTGCGGGTGCTCGCCCACGACTTCCGCCTGCGGCAGCACGCCGACCGCGCCGGGAACCGGTTCGGCGTCGCCGGTATCGGGGACGGCTGGACCGCGGTGATCCGGCTGCGCGAGGGCATCGAGCCGGACGTGGCGAAGGTGCTGGATCTCCTGCGGGCCGCCTGCGACAACCCGGAGATCCCGTTGTCCAGCGCGCAACTGGTGGTGCGCACCGGCTTGCGCGAACGAACGTTCCTGGTCGCGGTGCGGTACCGGCCGGACGAGGCGCCCCTGGCGGCACTGGCCCGCGGCGGCGGGGAGGCCGGCGAGCTGCGGGCGACGACGCGTGCGGCGCTGACGCTGATGGGCGCGCTCGCCCGCGCCGGGTACGGCAGCACGCTGCTCGAAGCCGGCGAGCTGGCCGCCGAGCTGCGCGCCACGCTGGGCACGGACCTCCCGCCGCGCGGCACGGTGACCGACCGGTGGCGTTCGTGGTCGGCCGGGCGGGCGACCCAGGCCGGGTTCGCACCGCTGACCCGGGCCGACCTGCCCGTACTGCTGACCTCGGCGGCCCGCGGGGCGGCACTGACGGTGGCGGCGTGCACCCTGCGGCGCACTCGTGCCGGGCGGCTCACCGAGGACGTCACGCTGCGGCTGGCCCGCTACGGTCACGCACGGCGCCCACCGCGGCCGCGGGACCTGGACCTGCCGGTCGTCCCGCTCTACGGCCGCCACGCCGCCGCGGTCCGCCGCACGCTCCCGCTCGCACTGCCCCGCTGA
- a CDS encoding ROK family protein, with amino-acid sequence MSNAAAVLGAIRREGPLSRAAIAELTSLSMPTVSRQVAALAEARLVRDVPDLARPGAVGRPRVPVDIDDTVLAACGVHIGVRTTTFGLVDLRGRLVASEKIPTPRGSAEDGLAFLAAKVRAFLRRRRERRVVGLGLATGGQVDTGRGLISHDRLGWHRAPARAVLSRGTGLPVHVDGHVPAMAHAELLFGEGKQYPSLLYFYARQVVGAAIVVDGVLHRGPGQAGSVAHLPVGGDVRCGCGRTGCLEATINDQTDRGALADRAATMGRAVALLRDIVNPDQVVLGGQNITDAPEHLATLLHAFAATTALPGTDLVTVTRFGPDVQAVAACTGVLAGVYADPGPLMA; translated from the coding sequence GTGTCGAACGCCGCCGCGGTGCTCGGCGCTATCCGGCGCGAGGGCCCGCTGTCGCGCGCCGCGATCGCCGAGCTGACGTCGCTGAGCATGCCGACGGTCAGCCGCCAGGTCGCCGCGCTCGCCGAGGCGCGGCTGGTGCGGGACGTGCCGGACCTGGCGCGGCCGGGCGCGGTCGGCAGGCCACGGGTGCCGGTGGACATCGATGACACGGTGCTCGCGGCCTGCGGCGTGCACATCGGGGTCCGCACCACCACGTTCGGCCTCGTCGACCTGCGGGGGCGGCTGGTCGCCAGCGAGAAGATCCCGACCCCGCGGGGCAGCGCGGAGGACGGGCTGGCGTTCCTCGCCGCGAAGGTCCGCGCGTTCCTGCGCCGCCGCCGGGAGCGGCGGGTGGTCGGCCTCGGGCTCGCCACCGGCGGGCAGGTCGACACCGGCCGCGGACTGATCAGCCACGACCGGCTGGGCTGGCACCGCGCTCCGGCGCGGGCCGTGCTGTCGCGCGGCACCGGGCTGCCGGTGCACGTGGACGGCCACGTGCCCGCGATGGCGCACGCCGAGCTGCTGTTCGGCGAGGGCAAGCAGTACCCGAGCCTGCTCTACTTCTACGCCCGGCAGGTCGTCGGTGCGGCGATCGTGGTCGACGGGGTCCTGCACCGCGGCCCCGGCCAGGCCGGGTCGGTGGCGCACCTGCCCGTCGGCGGCGACGTGCGCTGCGGGTGCGGCCGGACGGGGTGCCTCGAGGCGACGATCAACGACCAGACCGACCGGGGTGCACTGGCCGACCGTGCCGCGACGATGGGGCGTGCGGTCGCGTTGCTGCGCGACATCGTGAACCCGGACCAGGTCGTCCTGGGCGGCCAGAACATCACCGACGCCCCCGAGCACCTCGCCACCCTGCTGCACGCCTTCGCCGCCACGACCGCGCTGCCCGGGACCGACCTGGTGACGGTCACCCGGTTCGGTCCCGACGTCCAGGCCGTCGCCGCGTGTACCGGTGTTCTCGCCGGTGTCTACGCCGACCCGGGACCGCTGATGGCGTAG
- the nadA gene encoding quinolinate synthase NadA: MTAASVDLTPYGGVEPDEAWAEEVRKLARERDAVLLAHNYQAPAIQDIADHTGDSLALSRIAAASDASTIVFCGVHFMAETAKILSPDKTVLIPDARAGCSLADSIDAAQLRAWKAEHPGAVVVSYVNTTAEVKAETDICCTSSNAVDVVASIPADREVLFCPDQFLGAHVKRKTGRDNLHIWAGECHVHAGINGPELAQRAADNPDADLFIHPECGCATSALYLAGEGTVPADKVKILSTGDMVQEARATKAKSVLVATEVGMLHQLRKAAPGVDFRAVNDRASCAYMKMITPAALLRALREGADEVHVDPDVAARARASVQRMIEIGQPGGGE, encoded by the coding sequence ATGACTGCAGCGAGTGTGGATCTCACCCCGTATGGCGGCGTGGAGCCGGACGAGGCATGGGCGGAAGAGGTGCGCAAGCTGGCGCGCGAGCGGGATGCCGTGCTGCTGGCGCACAACTACCAGGCGCCGGCGATCCAGGACATCGCCGACCACACCGGGGACTCCCTCGCGCTGTCCCGGATCGCCGCCGCGAGCGACGCGTCGACCATCGTCTTCTGCGGTGTGCACTTCATGGCCGAGACCGCGAAGATCCTGTCGCCGGACAAGACGGTGCTGATCCCGGACGCGCGGGCCGGCTGCTCGCTCGCCGATTCCATCGACGCCGCCCAGCTGCGCGCGTGGAAGGCCGAGCACCCCGGCGCGGTCGTGGTGTCCTATGTGAACACCACGGCGGAGGTCAAGGCGGAGACGGACATCTGCTGCACCTCGTCCAACGCGGTCGACGTGGTGGCCTCGATCCCGGCCGACCGCGAGGTGCTGTTCTGCCCGGACCAGTTCCTCGGCGCGCACGTCAAGCGCAAGACCGGGCGCGACAACCTGCACATCTGGGCCGGTGAGTGCCACGTGCACGCCGGCATCAACGGTCCCGAGCTGGCGCAGCGCGCGGCCGACAACCCGGATGCGGACCTGTTCATCCACCCCGAGTGCGGCTGCGCGACCTCGGCGCTGTACCTGGCCGGTGAGGGCACGGTGCCCGCGGACAAGGTGAAGATCCTCTCCACCGGCGACATGGTGCAGGAGGCCCGTGCCACCAAGGCGAAGTCGGTGCTGGTGGCCACCGAGGTGGGCATGCTGCACCAGTTGCGCAAGGCCGCGCCGGGCGTGGACTTCCGTGCGGTGAACGACCGCGCGTCGTGCGCCTACATGAAGATGATCACCCCGGCGGCGTTGCTGCGTGCGCTGCGGGAGGGCGCCGACGAGGTGCACGTCGACCCGGACGTGGCGGCGCGCGCCCGCGCCTCGGTGCAGCGGATGATCGAGATCGGGCAGCCCGGCGGCGGCGAATGA
- a CDS encoding DUF2567 domain-containing protein has protein sequence MADSSPVQARPGGPGPELPVLFTRRPARPRVVVKADLLPAVSLLSLIGIAGIPLGWVWSLLAPPERVRVFDGGQLVPLQLESWHRFDGLAVFALLGLAAGVVTGVAVWMLRERRGPVIMIAAVLGGLLAAWLGAQMGVAFANGTYAVTTTPAVGDVIERAPRLESMWVLVAQPLATALVYGLLAGWNGRDDLGRRLG, from the coding sequence GTGGCCGACTCGTCGCCGGTGCAGGCCAGGCCGGGAGGCCCCGGCCCGGAGTTGCCTGTGCTGTTCACCCGCAGGCCGGCCCGGCCGCGGGTCGTCGTCAAGGCCGACCTGCTGCCCGCGGTCAGCCTGCTGTCGTTGATCGGGATCGCCGGCATTCCGCTGGGCTGGGTGTGGTCGCTGCTCGCGCCGCCCGAACGCGTACGTGTCTTCGACGGCGGGCAGCTGGTCCCGCTGCAGCTGGAGAGCTGGCACCGCTTCGACGGCCTGGCGGTCTTCGCGCTGCTCGGGCTCGCCGCCGGGGTGGTCACGGGGGTCGCCGTGTGGATGCTGCGGGAACGCCGCGGGCCGGTGATCATGATCGCCGCGGTGCTCGGCGGGCTGCTCGCCGCCTGGCTCGGCGCCCAGATGGGAGTCGCGTTCGCCAACGGCACCTACGCGGTCACCACCACGCCGGCTGTCGGGGATGTGATCGAGCGCGCCCCGCGCCTGGAGTCGATGTGGGTGCTGGTCGCCCAGCCGCTGGCGACCGCCCTGGTCTACGGCCTGCTCGCCGGCTGGAACGGCCGCGACGACCTCGGCCGCAGGCTGGGCTAG